In Nymphaea colorata isolate Beijing-Zhang1983 chromosome 13, ASM883128v2, whole genome shotgun sequence, one DNA window encodes the following:
- the LOC116266718 gene encoding alpha-thujene synthase TPS3, chloroplastic-like, with translation FASKPLSFSIDLFHRDSSLSPIYDPSSTLAQRAEKEAPPSMLRSCSIASRFSNTTSVISSPVMAGPDNPDSALRKVPGLGRGPPSLVKQIGSSIDDKFAYCLLELIDSLEHLGVAYHFESEVKRSLDAICTSTRGFEDLYSSSLRFRIPRQHGYNVSAELFSRFREQSGRFSENLREDVRGLLSLYEATQLACEGETVLEEAMAFSSHHLRARISRMDQRMSRQVQRALRWWRDLGLGDHICFARDRLVESYFMAVGKMHEPQFSQYRMQLARVSYLMATVEEIFGEHQWDLQAAEQLPQSLRVFYAAVYNTTNQISYTVLRRHGRDITSHMRRAVDGCMQSLLG, from the exons ttcgcttccaaacctctcaGCTTCTCTATAGACCTCTTTCATCGAGACTCATCCCTGTCACCTATCTATGACCCTTCATCCACTCTAGCTCAACGAGCAGAGAAGGAGGCTCCACCCTCCATGTTGCGCTCATGCAGCATTGCTTCACGGTTTTCCAATACCACCAGTGTGATCTCCAGCCCTGTGATGGCTGGTCCCG ATAATCCTGATTCTGCCCTGCGTAAAGTTCCTGGCCTTGGCCGTGGTCCTCCctctcttgttaaacagattggctcttccattgatgacaaatttgcttactgtctt ttggagctcaTCGATTCACTCGAACATTTAggtgtagcctatcactttgagagtgaggtCAAGCGATCACTAGATGCCATATGCACGAGcactagaggatttgaggacctctactcttcttcacttcgcTTCAGAATTCCGAGGCAACATGGatataatgtttctgcag AGTTGTTTAGTAGATTTAGGGAACAGTCTGGCCGTTTCTCTGAGAATCTTCGTGAGGACGTGAGAGGGTTGCTGAGCCTCTACGAAGCAACACAActagcctgtgaaggagaaactgtgttggAAGAAGCTATGGCCTTCTCTTCACATCATCTTAGAGCAAGGATAAGCCGCATGGACCAGAGGATGTCTCGACAGGTACAGCGTGCTCTAAG gtggtggagggacttgggcttgggcGATCACATTTGCTTCGCCAGAGATAGGCTGGTGGAGAGCTACTTCATGGCGGTGGGGAAGATGCATGAGCCACAGTTctcacagtacaggatgcaaCTCGCCAGGGTCTCCTACTTGATGGCCACCGTTGAGGAAATCTTTGGCGAGcatca GTGGGATCTTCAGGCGGCAGAGCAGCTGCCACAGTCACTGAGGGTCTTCTATGCGGCTGTCTACAACACAACCAACCAGATTAGCTACACTGTTCTTAGGAGGCATGGCCGTGATATCACTTCACACATGAGGAGAGCGGTGGATGGGTGTATGCAGAGCttacttggttga